The following proteins are co-located in the Apium graveolens cultivar Ventura chromosome 5, ASM990537v1, whole genome shotgun sequence genome:
- the LOC141724871 gene encoding uncharacterized protein LOC141724871, whose protein sequence is MSSSAYAAAFNSLGLAYKTTKGAPGTGSGSADVEGGAESSAPRNVSDPGNAPLAKDPDVQEISDEGPPSKKRKSAPGKPPRGKTVVSERVLCDSEGKGPDGAPVRIGTKSLADLAGFMSSIPSEEDWEEVEGYNMAAALKRVTGQWGQIGSAISICSDVAFTELKEANNRTKAEKMLSDSLRGELEEAREGFRVVETGLNEKLKDSETRADGLAQEVERLKAELAAKENLNKDAIIAEFKASDIYDFEVAQAGVPEVRRSWVVAERHIKTDPFASWDSFIQEFLAAKAAVEQGQGEPEPYDGPSPSFL, encoded by the exons ATGTCTTCTTCAGCTTATGCAGCGGCCTTCAACTCTTTGGGCTTGGCCTACAAGACAACAAAAGGGGCCCCAGGTACCGGATCCGGATCTGCGGATGTAGAGGGCGGTGCCGAATCTTCTGCTCCCCGGAACGTTTCTGATCCGGGTAACGCTCCTTTGGCCAAGGACCCGGACGTCCAGGAAATATCTGATGAGGGGCCTCCTTCGAAGAAGAGGAAATCCGCCCCGGGAAAGCCTCCCCGCGGAAAAACTGTTGTTTCCGAACGGGTCTTATGCGACTCGGAGGGTAAGGGCCCGGATGGGGCTCCTGTCCGGATAGGGACTAAGAGCCTTGCTGATTTGGCCGGATTCATGTCCAGTATCCCATCCGAAGAAGACTGGGAGGAAGTTGAGGGCTACAACATGGCTGCCGCCTTGAAACGGGTAACAGGCCAATGGGGGCAG ATTGGGAGTGCAATTTCCATTTGCTCCGATGTTGCCTTCACTGAGCTCAAGGAGGCTAATAACCGGACTAAGGCTGAGAAGATGCTCTCTGATTCCCTTAGGGGTGAGCTGGAGGAGGCCCGGGAGGGGTTCCGGGTGGTTGAGACCGGGCTGAACGAGAAGTTGAAAGACTCTGAGACCCGGGCTGACGGGCTGGCCCAAGAAGTTGAGAGGCTAAAGGCGGAGCTTGCTGCAAAGGAGAATTTGAACAAGGATGCCATAATTGCTGAGTTCAAGGCCAGCGATATCTATGACTTCGAGGTTGCTCAAGCCGGGGTTCCCGAGGTACGCAGATCCTGGGTTGTGGCAGAGCGCCATATCAAGACTGACCCTTTTGCTTCGTGGGATAGCTTTATTCAAGAGTTCCTTGCTGCGAAGGCTGCTGTCGAGCAGGGTCAAGGGGAACCGGAACCATATGATGGTCCGAGCCCCAGTTTCCTCTAG